TCCAGCGCCACCTCGTCTACCCGCGCCACGGCACCTTCAGCGAGGTGGACGCGGCGCTGCCCGACCCGGCGCGATTCCCCCTGTACGGCGAGGCCACCGTCCTGGAGGCCGTGGTGGAGCCGGGTGAGATGCTCTTCCTGCCCGTGGGCTGGTGGCACTGGGTGCGCGCGTTGGATGTGAGCGCCTCCGTCACCTTCCATCATTTCCAGCTCCCTGGAGGAAACACGCACCTGAGGACCCCGCAGTAGGCGGCTGTGTACCGGGCCGCCGCCCCCTCAATATGACTCCACCAGGATGACATGCCGGGTCCACCCGGCCCGGTGGTCCCGGTCCAACCAACGCCGGCGTTCGTCCCGCAGGGCCACCGCGGGCTGCGCGCCCTCGCGGATGCGGCGGCGGACCCCGTCGAAGAAGCGGCCAGCGGCATCCGGGATGTCCACCGTGGAGGCCAGCACGGCGCGCGCGCCCGCGTCGATGAAGGCCGCGGGCAGGCTGAAGGGCTCGTGGCTCGTGGTGGAGCTCGCCGCACGGCCGGCGCTGCACGCGGCCAGGAAGACCATGGGCGCGCCCGTGAGCTTCTGCTGGCGCACCACGTCCGCAGTGAGCGCGTACCGGCCGCTCGTCTCCGGGGACAGCACCACCAACGAGGCGTCCGACAGCGACGGGTCCATGATGCCGTGGGCGTGGATTTCAATCTCCGTGGCGTCACGCATGTCCGCCAGCACCCGCGCGGGCGTGGCGTCCGAGCCGGAGAGCACCTGCAGCGGCACCGCCTCCTGCTCCTGCGCGGGGAACCACGGGGGCAGCCGCGGAAGCTGGAGCAGCGCGGGCGCGTCCACGCTGGACACGACCAGCCGCCGCGCCGTGGGCGTGGCGCGGGGCTGCGACGTGCGGCCCAGCCGGAAGCTCCACGCCACATCCGGCGGCAGCAGGTCCGTGCGCCCGAAGACAGGAGGCCACGCCAGCACGTCCACGTGCCCACAGCCCCGCAGGGCCTGGCGCAGCCGCTCCGGCACCAGGCGCGAGGTGTCCACGCGGCTGAAGGGCCCCTGCCGGTCCGACTCGTAGTGTCCCAGCACCTCCCCCGCCATCCCCCGCGCCACCAACACCGTGCGCTCACCGTGCACGGCCGCAGCCAGGGCGCACCGCTGAGGCACGGGCGTGCCGAGCTGCGCGGCCATCAACTCCAGGGCCTGGGTGTACTCCCCCGCCTTGCCCGCGTCGGTGACGAGCGAGGAGTAGCTCAGCGCCCAGGCCTCGCGCGCCAGCGAGTCCCCACGGGACAGCGCCTCCGCCTCGGTGAGGGTCTGCCGCAGCAAGGCCTGGCCCCGCGTCCGGTCGGCGTCCAGCAGGAAGCGGCCCTCCACGTAGCGGGCGTAAACCGCATCGCTGGGCATGGGATTGCTGTGATTGGCCCACGTCAACGCGCGCTGGAGCAGCGCCTCGTCCCCGGGCTTTGGCCGGGTGCGTGACAGCTCCGCGAGGTTGACGGCGAAGAGCAGGCTGAGCGGCTCGTTCTCGCACGCGGCGTTCGCGTCCACCTCGCGGCGCGCGTCGTCCATGCGGTTGTCCAGATAGTACGCGTGGGCCAGGTTCTCCCGGGGCCAGACGCAGTTGCCACGGCCGCGCGCGGACCACTCCTCGATATAGGCGCGCGAGCTGGCGAAATCCCCCCGCGAGCGGGTGATGGCGGCCAGCACCTCCAGCGCGGTGAACTCCATGTCCCATTCGCGCAACTGGCGCGCCCAGGACCAGGCGGTGCGGATGTGCTGTTCCCCTTCGGTGAGCCGCTGCAGGTCGGCGTAGAGGATGCCCAGCCGCAGCTCCAGGTCGACGCAGCGCGCGGAGAGCCCTTCCTCGCGGCAGCGCTGGAGCGCGTTGAAGAAGCGCTGCTCGGCCTTCCACCACTTGCCCTCGGCCGTCTCGCGGATGGCCTCCTCGCGCTCGATGTAGAGGTTGAACCAGGGGTCGTTCTGGCGCTTCGCGCGCTCCACCACCTGCGTCAGCAACCGGCGCGTGGCGCGCGCATGCTGCGCCGTGCCCAGGAAGAGGTCGTCCTCGCCGGAGGCCTGCACGCGCTCCAGCAGCCGGTCCGGCCGGTCCAGCTTGCCCCGCACCAGGGACGCGTAGTCGCGGGCCAGCTCGCCGCGGCGCGTGAAGTTCCGGCCGCTCACGCGCTTGATGTAGTCCGCCAGCGTGGAGCCGCCATGCCCCCGGTCCAGCTCCTGCGCCAGGGGCATCAGCGCCAGGACCCGCTCCTTCGAAGGCGAAGCGCGGACCGCCTCATAGAAGGCCTGACGGACGACGCCCGGGTCCTTCCGGGCCGCCTCCAGCGGAAGGGGCGCCCGCGGGTCATCCACCAGCGCAAGCGTGGCGTCCCGCGCCTCCTTCCACCGGCGCGCGCGCTCCAGCGTGGCGTCGCGTTGCTCGCGGGCGTTGGCCTTGGCCTCCTGGCTCCAGCCCTGCTCATTCAGCAGCGCCACCTGTTCGAAGGTGTCCGCCGCCTTCATCGTGAGCCCCATCTCCTGGAGCACGAGCGCGCGGTTCCACATGGCCTGCGCATGACGCGGCTGCGCCTTCAGCGCGCCGTCCAGCAAGCGCAGGGCCTGCTCATGGGAGCCCCGGGCCAGGTACACCGCGGCCAGATCACTGTCGCGGTCCGGGGAGGAAGGCAGGCGCTCCAGGAAGGAGGCCGCCTGGTTCCACTCACCCTGGAGGGCATAAGCCGCCGCGATTCCGGACAAATCCCCCGCCTCTTCCAGCCGGGCGAGGTCTCGCAGCGGAATCGGTTCGGGAGGAACGGGGCAGCCGCCCGCTGAAGTCCGCCGCCGGTAGAGGTCTGCTTCCGGATGCGTGAGCCGGGCCTCGATGCGCGACGCGGCGCGGCGCTCCGTCCAGAACTGCGGCGAGACGGGCGCTCCGCTTCCCTTGGAGGGCGTGCGGGCAAGCAGGACGGTCAACACCAACACGGGCGTGGCCAGCGCCAGGACCAGGACTTTGTCGTACGCCGGCTTCAACATGCTGCCCCCTCGGGCGCCATCCCCCGAACCAGCCGCCCAACCACCGCGTTGTACACCATCAATCCATCCCCACCGACTTCTGGCGGGGTTCGAGCGGCTGTCATCGCGTGAATTTTCTCCGCATTTTCAGCGCTCCTCACCGGCCACCCGCCCACAGGGCGCCGGGTGGTCAGGCCGTGAACCAGGCAACCTCACCTGGAGACGGCTTGCGCCAAAAACCTTGAGTGCAGGCCAGGCTCGCATCCCTTCGGAATCACTGTCTCCCTGCGGCTCCAAGCCAGCGTGACGCCAGTGGCCCGTCCGCCAGCCCGCCCCCCGGAAGAGACGGCGAGGGCCCCCAGGCCCGAGGGTTTTCCAACAGGGCACGAGCGGGAAGTAGCACGTCCGCCTGAGTGTCCCACTGCGCCAACCTGGAACGAAAGGACCTCGCTTGACGGAGCTGTTTCGATTTGCCGCCCTGATGTCACTGATTCCCACGTTCGCCACCGCGGACGTCGCATGGAAAGGTGACTTCGAGACGGGCAACACCTCGCAGTGGACGCGCAGCCAGAGCGTCGCCAACAGCCGGCTCCAGGTGGTGACGGATGTCGTTCGCGAGGGACGTTACGCGTTGAAGGCCACGGTGCGTCAGGGCGATGACCCCATTGGCGCCAGCGGCAACCGCAATGAATTGCTCTACATCAGCCAGGAGAAGGTGAACTCCACCTGGTACTACAAGTGGAGCACCCTCTTTCCGACGAACTACCCGCTCGACGACGGCTGGCAGGTCTTCGCGCAGTGGCACCAGTCGGGCTGCTGCGGCTCTCCGCCGCTGGAGTTCTACGCGCGCAACGAGGAGCTGTTCATGCGCGTGGGCGGCTCGA
This genomic window from Myxococcus hansupus contains:
- a CDS encoding CHAT domain-containing protein; amino-acid sequence: MLKPAYDKVLVLALATPVLVLTVLLARTPSKGSGAPVSPQFWTERRAASRIEARLTHPEADLYRRRTSAGGCPVPPEPIPLRDLARLEEAGDLSGIAAAYALQGEWNQAASFLERLPSSPDRDSDLAAVYLARGSHEQALRLLDGALKAQPRHAQAMWNRALVLQEMGLTMKAADTFEQVALLNEQGWSQEAKANAREQRDATLERARRWKEARDATLALVDDPRAPLPLEAARKDPGVVRQAFYEAVRASPSKERVLALMPLAQELDRGHGGSTLADYIKRVSGRNFTRRGELARDYASLVRGKLDRPDRLLERVQASGEDDLFLGTAQHARATRRLLTQVVERAKRQNDPWFNLYIEREEAIRETAEGKWWKAEQRFFNALQRCREEGLSARCVDLELRLGILYADLQRLTEGEQHIRTAWSWARQLREWDMEFTALEVLAAITRSRGDFASSRAYIEEWSARGRGNCVWPRENLAHAYYLDNRMDDARREVDANAACENEPLSLLFAVNLAELSRTRPKPGDEALLQRALTWANHSNPMPSDAVYARYVEGRFLLDADRTRGQALLRQTLTEAEALSRGDSLAREAWALSYSSLVTDAGKAGEYTQALELMAAQLGTPVPQRCALAAAVHGERTVLVARGMAGEVLGHYESDRQGPFSRVDTSRLVPERLRQALRGCGHVDVLAWPPVFGRTDLLPPDVAWSFRLGRTSQPRATPTARRLVVSSVDAPALLQLPRLPPWFPAQEQEAVPLQVLSGSDATPARVLADMRDATEIEIHAHGIMDPSLSDASLVVLSPETSGRYALTADVVRQQKLTGAPMVFLAACSAGRAASSTTSHEPFSLPAAFIDAGARAVLASTVDIPDAAGRFFDGVRRRIREGAQPAVALRDERRRWLDRDHRAGWTRHVILVESY